One Sulfurimonas sp. HSL-3221 genomic window, GGCTTATCTACGACAAGAACCGCGACGAAGCGCAGGGGATCCCCTACCTGCGCGACATCCCGCTCATCGGCGGCCTCTTCGACTGGCGATACAGTACCCACGAGAAGATCAACCTCGTCATCGTCCTGACGCCGTTTATCGTCCGCAACAGTGACGAGATGACGAAGATACGCAAACTGCTCCAGGAACTTGACGGTATCCAGGACGAATACGAAAAACTGATTGAGCAGAAACTCGAAGAGCGCAAAGAGGAGCTTGACAAGGATGCCTCCGACAGCAACACGAACGATGCTTCCCAGACATCCGCATCCGACAGCGCCCTCTCCGTCATCACTCCGGTCAAGCGGTAACCATGCTGAACATACCCGAACTCGAAGGTGTCGACCTCAAACCCCACCCGCTTGAGTCCGTCGACCTGAACCTCAGCCTGCGCAGCTACGTGCTCTTCAGCGAGATCGACGGCGAGGTCCATATCGTTCTTGGGCGGGCACACCTCTCCCAATCCTTCGATTTCCTGGCCAAATTCGACCTCGACCTCCCCCTCGTCATCGTCGATGCCGACTCCTTTGACCGCCTCTACAACAAGTTCCTAGAGATCCGGACCGACTCCGAGCTCAGCGGGATTGAACAGGAGCAGGAGGAGATCGAAGAGGAGGAGATGTCGCTTTCGGACTTCCTGCACACCTCTTCGGACCTGCTGACCAGCGAAGAGTCCGCGCCGGTCATCAAGTTCGTCAACGCCCTCTTCTACCAGGCCGTCAAACAGCGCGCCTCGGATATCCACGTCGAGGTGCACGAATACAAGGGCGAAGTGCGTTTCCGCGTCGACGGGGCATTGACCAAGCATGCCGACATCGAGAAACGGGTCGCCAACCTCATCATCAGCCGTATCAAGGTCATCTCCAACCTCGACATCGCCGAAAAACGCATCCCCCAGGACGGCCGTACCCACGTCAAGATCGCGGGAAAGACCCTCGACGTCCGGGTCTCCGTCCTGCCGACCTACTACGGCGAACGGGTCGTAATGCGTATGCTGATGCAGTCCGAGGACATTCCCCATCTCGAGGGGCTCGGCTTCGACCACGCCCTTACCAAGCACCTCGACGAGATGCTCAAACACTCCCACGGCATCATCCTCGTCACGGGACCGACGGGGAGCGGGAAGTCGACGACGCTGCACGCCTTTTTGCAGCAGGTGGCGACTCCCGATATCAACATCATCACCGTCGAAGACCCCGTCGAGTACAAGGCCGACAACATCAACCAGGTCCAGACCAACGCCAAAGCGGGCCTGACGTTCGCCTCGGGGCTGCGCTCCATCCTGCGCCAGGACCCCGATGTCGTCATGGTCGGGGAGATCCGCGACAGCGAAACGGCCGAGATCGCCATCCAGGCCGCTTTGACCGGCCACCTGGTCTTCTCTACCCTGCACACCAACAACGCTACCGCCTCGATCACCCGTCTCGTCGATATGGGCATAGAGCAGTTCCTCATCAGCTCTTCGCTGCTGGGGGTTCTTGCCCAGCGCCTTGTGCGCAAACTCTGCCCCGAGTGCAAACAGCAGACCGTCCTCGCCGACGAGTATGCCGAAGAGCTTGACCTTCCCAAAGGAGCGGTCGTCTTCGAGGAGCAGGGGTGCAAAGCATGCAACTACACCGGGTACGCCGGCCGCCAGGCGATCGGTGAGTTCTTCGAGATGACCGATGAGCTCGTCGCGATGCTCAAGGACCAGATCAACGACCACGACCTCCGGGCCAAGGCGATCGCCCTGGGGATGACGCCCCTCTCCGGCCAGCTCAAAACCCTGCTGCTGAACGGAACGACTTCCCTGCACGAGATCATCCGCGTCGGGGTCAAGGACGCCTGATGCGTCCCGCCTTCACCCTCGTCGAAGTGTTGGCCGCCGTCGCGATCGCAGCGATCGCGGGAGCGGCCCTGCTGAAAATGAACAGTTCCAACCTCTTCTTCCTCGGCCAGCTTGAACAGACCTCCCGCATGACCGAGGATCTCGCCGTCGCATCCCTGCATGCCGACAAACGCTTCCACCGCAGCGACAAGACGCTGTACGACCTGCTGCGCGACAGCTACACCATCGAAAACGACGACCTGCGTGCCTACCTGAAATCCCAGCAGTTCCGCTACACGGAAACCCTGGTCGACACCATCTCATTCGATACCGGGATGCTGACCGAAGGTGCGGAGACGGGCAAGGAGTTCGGTGCCAGGGACATCGAGGCCGCAGGCGCCGTGCCGCCGATCCAATTCGAACTTATCCAGGTGACACTCAGCGCCGAACGCCGGCACGGTTCCATGCTCACCATCAGGCCGATCTCCCAATGAAACGCACCGCCTTTACCCTGATGGAACTGCTGATCTCCGTCGTCCTGATCGCCATGCTGGCACTTTTCCTCTACGGGGCCCTCGGCGGAAGCCGCGCCAGCAATCAGACCATGCAGCGCCACGCCGATGCGGAGGCCAAACGGCTCAAACAGTTTACGCTGCTCTACCGCGACTGCGTCGAGTCCTACGCCTTCGGCGTACTCTCCACCAATGACAAGCACTACCAGGTGCTGCAGTTGCAGACAAAGAACTCCCTCTACGGCATCGCCGCGCCGTATGTGACCTACTTCGTCCATGCGGAGACCCTGCAGCTTGTGCGCCTGGAAGCCGCCTTTCCCATTGCCCTGCCGGTGCCCTACGACGACAAGGAACGCATCCACGTCAACGTCATCGACAGCGATGTGACGGACTTTAATATCTATACAGGGAAGGTGAAAGAGACGCAGGATAGCAATGCCACCACCGCAGCGGGCGACTCTGCGGCTGCCGCCGCGGGTGCAGGGGGTTCTACAGCAACACTGGAAGGGGGAGCCCGCACGATAAAGCCCCACCTGCTCTATCTGAAAACCAAGGGGACGCAGCAACCGCTGCTGATGGAGCTTGCTTTCTAAGAGGCCTTACACCTCCTGAAGGGTTGCTCGGATCCTCTCCGCGAGCTGTTCGGGGCGCAGCCCCAAGGACGCTTCCACTTTGAGCGTCGCGCCGTGGGTGATGAAGGCGTCTGCGTACTCAAAGCTTTGCAGACGGACATCTCCGATCCCCTCCGCGGCAAGCCACTCCAGCAGGGCGCTTCCCACACCGCCCGCGGCGGCAGAATCGCTGAAAACGTACCAGCGCTTGTGGCGGGTCGAGAGCATTCGGAGCAGTTCCGCATCGAGGGGCTTGGCGAAGCGCAGGTCCAGCAGGGCCGCAGGTATGCCGAGCTGTAAGAGGGTCTGCGCCGCGCGGCCGACCCCGTTACCGTACCCGATCAGCAGCAGATCGCTCTGCGCCTCGATCAGCAGCTCCGCCTTGCCGTATTCGAACGGCGCCGACTCCGGCAGCTCCGCCTCCAAAAATGCGCCCCGGGGGTAGCGCAGACCGAGCGGGCGGTCGAAGGCCGCCGCGAAAGCCACGGCCTGATGCATCGACTTTTCGTCACGCGGGGCGCAGAGCGTCATGTTCGGGATCGCACGCAGGAAACTGATATCAAAGGCTCCCTGGTGCGTCTCGCCGTCCTCGCCGACGATCCCCGCACGGTCCATCGCAAAAACGACCGGAAGGTCCATCAGACAGACATCGTGGATCACCTGGTCGTACCCGCGCTGCAAAAAGGTGGAGTAGATCGTACAGAAAGGTTTGAACCCCTCTTTGGCCAGTGCACCCATCGACGTCACGGCGTGCTGCTCGGCGATCGCCACGTCCCAGAAACGGTCGGGATACTTCTCGAGCAGGGGCGTCAGGCCGGTGCCGCTCGGCATCGCCGCCGTGACGCCGACGACCTTCTCATCACGGTCGGCCTGATGCATCAGCGCCTCGGTGTAGATCTGTGTCGCACTCTTGCTTCCCCCGCTTTTCTTCCGCGAGATGCCGCTGTCGATATCAAAGGGACCGACACCGTGCCACTGTTCGTGCTGACCCTCGGCGATTTTGTACCCTTTGCCTTTGACGGTCTGGGCATGGATGATCACCGGTTTGCCCATCGCACGGGCCGTCTCGAAGGTCTCGACAAGACGCTTGATATCGTGTCCGTCGACGGGGCCGATATACTCTATGCCCATCTCCTCGAAAATGATGCCAGGCGTGATCAGCTTGAACGACTCTTCGAAGCGCTTGGCCAGGTAGTGCGCCCCTTCGCCGAAATGGTCCACGAAGGTCTCCGTGCCGCGTTTGATCTTCTGGTAGAGCGGGCTCGCCATGGCGGAGCTGAGCATGCGGCTCACGGCCCCGATCGGCTTGGCGATGCTCATCTCGTTGTCGTTAAGAATGATCACCATCGGATATTCGCGCTCGCCCAGTTCGTTAAGCGCCTCGTAGGCCATCCCCGCGCTCAGCGCCCCGTCGCCGATCATCACGACGGGAATCCGCTCGTGCTGCTCCTGTTTGAGCGCGATCGCCTTCGCGGCGCCGACGCCGAGGGAGATGGAGGTAGAGGAGTGTCCCGCGACATAGTAGTCGTGCTCGCTCTCCTTGGGCTTCGTGTAGCCGCTGAGGCCGTCGAACTGGCGCAGGGTGGCGAACTCCTCCCAACGCCCTGTCAGCAGCTTATGGGCGTAGGCCTGATGGGAGACATCGAAAATAAAGGGGTCTTTGGATGAATCAAACACCGCATGCATCGCCACGATCAGCTCGGTCGCCCCCAGGGTGGAGCTCAGGTGCCCGCCGTTGGTACTGACCACGTCCAGGATCCGCTCCCGGATCGCGCGGCACTGTGCCTCCAGCGCTTCATAATCGTGCAATGGTTTTTGATTCATCCTATCCTCGTACAATGGCCTCTCCCTGAAAAGGGGGAAAAAGGTGAAGCATATTAGCGAAAAGGGGCTATTATCAACCTTCTCCGCCCCGGTGCGTATTCGCGGCTTCAGCTTCAAGTAATGTGATCAGCCCCTCGTGGGGGTGCCCACGGCGCAGTGTGTTCAGCAGTGCCGTGCGCGTCGCCGGAGAGAGGCTCCGATAGATCGCGAGCATCTTCGCCGTCGTCTCCGCGGGCCGCACTCTTTTTTGCAGCGCCTTCGCCTTCGCGGCGAAGAGCTCCGCCACCCGCGTGCGAAGCCCCTCGTCACAGCTTCCGCTGAACGCCATCCGTTCCCAGACCCGGTCGCGCTCATGAGAACCCATCGCCTCCATGGCCGCGGCGGCCTCCGCCGTCGCCAGTCCGAGAAGGTAGACGGCGACGGTCTGGGGATGTTCCCCCTCGAACAGTCGCGCCGTCCCGAAGACGGCACGGGCAGCCGGCACGGGGGCGGAAGGTTCCGGCGGCGGCCGCGTTTCAGTGTCCGCTGCAGCCGCCAGGGGTGTCGTGATCAAACCCCTTAGCAGCACGGCGAGCCGCCGCGACACCACTGCAAGCGCCCCCGCCGCCGCCATCAGCAGAAGCAGCATGCCTCCCTGGGCAGCCCGGTCGGGCTGCGGCCGGGCAGCTCCCAATGAGAGCCCCTGGCGCTGAAGACGTGCCGCATCGCTTTCATCCACGAGAATGCTGCCGTCCTTCTGAACGCGGTAATCGGCGTCAAGCAGCTCCAGCCGTTCGATCAGCCGTGCCGTCCCGACCGGGTCCGCGATGGAACCGATGGCGATCTCCGTATGGACAAAGGTGCGGTAAAGCATCCCTGCGATCAGGAGCGACCCGCACAGCAGAAGCGCGGCCAAAACAGCGGTTTTCGGGAGGGATGAAAAACCTTCCGCGCCCTTCATCCCGCCCTCCGGTCAGACCAACTCCGCGGCCAGGGCGAAAAAGCGGTCGTTCTCTTCGGGCTTGCCGACGGTGACGCGGATCGCGTTGAGGCCGTATCCGGCCAGGTTGCGCACGATCATTCCCTGACGCAGCAGGGCGTCGGCGACCTCCGTGGAGCTCGTCCCCTCCTTCAGACAGAGGGTAACGAAGTTCGTATAGCTCTCGATCGCCCGGATGCCATGCGCTTCGGCGAAGACTTCGTAACGCTCCATCTCCTCAAAGTTCTTCGCGATACAACTCTGCACAAAGGCTTCATCCTCCAGGGCCACGGAGGCGGCTTCGAGGGAGAGGGTCGTGATGTTGAAGGGCGGACGGAGCTTGTAGAGCGCGGTAATGATATCGCGCTGCGCGATACCGTACCCTACCCGCATTCCCCCGAGTCCGTACGCTTTCGAGAAGGTGCCCAGGTAGAGCACGTTGTCATACGCTTCGATGAGCTCTTTGGGCTCCAGAGCCTTGGCGGAATCCTTGTAGCGGGCGTACTCCATGTAGGCGCCGTCGACGATGACGAGCGTCTCCCTGTCGATCTTGGAGAGGAAGGCTTTCACCTCCGCCGCGTCGGCGCTGTCACCGGTCGGATTGTTCGGGGTGCAGAGGAAGATGATTGAGGGTTTATGCTCCAGGTAAAGGGCATAGAACTCGTCAAGGTCATGCGCGCGCGATGCCGTGCGGATCACCTCCGCGCCGACGTGATGGGCATAGATCTCGTACATCGCGAAGGTGATGCTGTTGATGAGGATCTTCTTGCCCGGCCCCGCCTTGGCGTGCACCGCGAATTCGATCACCTGGTCCGAACCGGCACCGATGACCACTTCATGCGGGTCGATGCCGAAACGTTTTGCCAAACCGTCCTTGAGCTTGTACATGGAGTCGTCCGGGTAGAGAGCCATCTTGGAAACGATCGCGCCGACCGCTTCTTGTACCTTCGGGGAGCACCCGAAAGGGTTCTCGTTGCTGGCGAGCTTGATAATATCCTTGGGCTCGATCCCGAACTCGCGCACGACCAGCTCGATCGGCTTGCCCGCCTCATAAACCCTGATGGCATCCAGTGTCTGATTGAAAGTCATTGTTCCCCTTCGACGTAGCTTCCCAGCCACGTCACTTCATCGGTATGTTTTTTCAGTATCTTCTGTACGTTTTTGTCATCGATATGGCCGTAGAAATCGATGAAGAACCAGTACCCGAATCCCTCCTGGCTCTTCGCAGGGCGGCTCTCGATTTTGCTGAGATTGATCTTCGCCTTGTCGAAATCATGCAGGAAATGCACGAGGACCCCGGCGCGGGTCGTCTTTTTCAGCTTGGCGAGAATGGAGGTCTTGTCCTGCCCGCTCGGCGCGTTCTTGAAATCGCTGAGGATGATGAACCGCGTCGTGTTGTCGTGGACGTCCTCGATGTTTTCGAACATCATCGGCACGCCGTAGAGTTTGGCGGCGATGTGGCTGCAGATCGCCGCGGCTTCCGGATCTTCCGAGGCCAGAATCGCCGCTTTTGCCGTCGACTCCACGGGGATCTGCTGCACGTTGAGCAGCCCGTGCTCGTTGAGGAAGTTCCGGCACTGCCCGAATCCCTTATCCTTGGAGTAGATACGCTTGATACCGTCCAGATGCGCCGCTTTGGTCGAAAAGGTCATGTGGATCGGCATGTAGAGTTCCGCGACGATCTTCATCGGGCTCGTCGCCAGCAGGTCGAGGGTCTCCCCGACGGCACCGTCCTGACGGCTTTCGATCGGCACGACACCGAACTTGGCACGTCCGCTCTCGAGGGCCTTGAAGACGCCCGCGATCGTACTCATGGGGAGGTATTCGCTCATGGCGCCGAAACGGCTCTCCGCCGCCTGGTGGGTGAAAGTCCCCTCGGGACCGAGGTAGACGATGCGTTCGGGCAGTTCCAGGTTGCGCGCCACCGCGAAGATCTCCAGGAAGATCGCCTCGATGGCGCCGGCGTTGAGCAGTCCGTGCTGTTCGGCGTTGACCGTCTCAAGACGCTGCAGGATCGCCTTTTCCCGTTCGGGGCGGTAGATCGGAGCCCCGCTCTTGTTTTTGATCTCTCCGACGCGCTCCACCACGGCCATGCGCTCATTGATCAGGGCCAGCAGCTCCGTATCGATGGCATCAATGGCGTCGCGGCACGCTTCAAGGGTCTCCAACGCTTTTATCGCTTCGCTTTTCACATCACACTCTTTCCGGGCGGAATCTCAGTAATGTCATTATACACCACCGTCCCCGATTCTTCCCTGCGCAGCCGCGCTGCAAGCGCGTCTCCCGGGCGTACCTTGCCGCTAAGGACCAGTACCGGGCGCATGCCCAGCGCTTCCCCGCCGGTCAGGTCCCCCGCGTAATCGTCGCTGATCATCGTCACGTTTTCAAAGGCCGCTTCCGGGCGCTGAAGACGCAGCAGACGCAGCGCTTCGCCGTAAAAGGCGTCCGAGGGTTTCCCGACGACGGTAAAGGGGACGGAAGCCGCGTAGGAGAGCATGCGCAGCAGCGCCCCCACCCCGGGAAAGCGCCGGTGCTGCGTCGCGTAGAGCGTCGTATCGTGCATGCCGACGAGCCGCGCGCCCTGCATCAGGAAGGGGATCATCTGCGCGAAATCCTCCGCCCCGTAATCGGCACGGACGGAGAGCAGGAGCGTTTGCGGCTTTTCATAATCCCGCACATACCCTAGGGCATCGAGCTGCGCCAGGAAGGTCTCGCTGCCGTAGGCGGCCACCCCCTGTTTGGGGACTTCCCGCTCCAGCAGCATCAGGGCATCGAGATAATGGGTCCGGGGGATGGCGAAACCGAGCGCTTGGAGATAGGCCAGGAAATCGCTGCTGGCGCGTTTGGTGTTATTGGTGACGACGAGGTAGGGAACCGCGCTGCGGTTGAGGGCGTCGATAAAGGCGGCGGCCCCGGGAATGGGCTGCTGGGCCCGGTCATCGATCAGGGTTCCCTGAACGTCGATGAAGTACATGGTTTCAGCCGAGGTATTTCAGCTCCGGCGCGACCAGGTCCTCGAAAGACTCCCGGTCCCGGATCAGACGGTCTGCGCCCGCTATGAGCGCGACTTCCGCCGCGCGGCCGCGGGTGTTGTAGTTGCTGCCCATGCCGAAGCCGTAGGCCCCGGCGCTGTGCACGACGAGCAGGTCGTTGTGCGCCATCGGCGGCAGCGGGTACTCCTTGGCGAGGAAATCCCCGCTCTCGCAGACGGGACCGACGATGTCCGCCGGCGTCTCGTCGCCTTCATGCGCCGTGGCGGGGACGATGCGGTGGTAGGCACTGTAGAGGCTCGGGCGGATCAGGTCATTCATCGCCCCGTCGACGACGACAAAGCGTTTTGCGCCGTTCTGCTTCTCGTAGAGCACCCGTGTCAGGAAGTAGCCGGCGTTGGCCGTCATGAAACGTCCCGGTTCGCAGACGACGGTGATGTCCATCCCCGTCAGGGTCGAAAGCACCGCCTGGGCATAATCGTAGGGTGTGATCGTCGTTTCGTCCTTGTAGCGGATACCGAGGCCGCCGCCGATGTCGAAGAACTTCAGCTCGATCCCGATGGCCGCTTTGAGCGAACGTACAAGGTCGGCGACGATCTCGCTCGCTTCGCGGATCGGGTCGAGTTCGGTGAGCTGGCTGCCGATGTGGAAATGGATCCCGACGGGCTCAATCCACTCCGAGGCGTTGGCCCGGATGTACATCCGTTTGGCCGCATCGATCTCGACCCCGAACTTGTTGTCATGCAGCCCCGTGGAGATGTAGGGGTGGGTCTTGGGGTCGATATTGGGGTTGACGCGGATGCTGATTCGGGCCACCTGCCCCAGCTCCTGCGCGATCATTTCGACACGCCCCAGCTCCGCCTCGCTCTCAAGGTTGATGTAGAGGATATCCCGCTCGATCGCCTCGCGGATCTCGTCGTCGCGTTTGCCGACCCCGCTGAAGATCACCTTGTACTTGGGTACGCCCGCCATCATCGCGCGGCGTACTTCGCCGATGGAGACGCAGTCCGCGCCGGCGCCGAGGTCGGCGAACTGTTTGACGACGCTGAGGTTCGAGTTGGCCTTGACGGCGTAGGAGATAAGGGATTTGCGTCCGCGGAACGCCTCTTTCAGCGTCTCGTACTGCGCACGCATCGCATCGAAATCGTACACGTAAAGCGGCGTACCGTATGTCTCTGCCAGGGAGTTGAAGTCCATTGACATGCTTCCTTCTTTCGGGGCATCGGCAACGTTTTACCGCCGTGGGGTGCCCGGGAAAATTCTTGCGCGATAATAGCGAAAAAGGGCTAAAGGGGGCGTTAGGAGTGCGCGTCGACGCCGTGCCCGCGGTTGCGGTACCAGAGTATCAGCGCCGCCGTGAAAAGCGCCAGGACCGGCAGGACGATGCCCACCTCGCTGGGGATCGTTTTGTTGTTGGAGAGCTCGGTGAGCATAAAGAGAAACGACCAGGTCATCATCGTCGCCAGGATCGCGACGAAACTGAATAGCGTGATGTTGAGAAACCGGGGGCTGATCGGAACGAAAAAGAAGATCAATATGATCAGGCTCGGCACGAAGAGCGGCGTGATGAAAATACGGTAGAGCGCGCTTTTGATCTTGTCGATATTGAGATTCTCGCTCCCCAGCAGCATCAGGGCGTCGATCGCATCAAGAATGGTGTAGTTCACCTTCCCCTCGTATACCTGGTCGAGGATCTTCGGACGGAACCCCTCGAGCAGGGTCAGGTCCTGCAACTGCGTGACGGTGATCCCCTCCCCCTCCAGGCTCAGCGTTTTGGGCTTCTGGAGCGACACCGCGTGGTTGAGGTGCCAGTGCTCGTCGGCGTAATAGGCCCCCTCGGCGGAGAGCACCTGCTGCAGCGCGCCGTTTTCATGGGTGAAGATGCGGATGTCCTCGGCTCGTTCCTGGAGCGGGTAGAGCTTCCCGAAATAGACGTAGCGGTCTTTGAAGGTAAAAAAGAGGTTGCTGGTCGGCTGCAGGTACTGCGCGGAACGGCGGATATTGTTCGCGTACTCGTCCGCCCGGGCAAACGAAGTCGCATGCAGGGCGATATAGAGGGTCATGATCGCCACGGCAACGCCGACGAAGGGCTTGATGACGTCGGTTTTGTTGTACCCCAGCGCATAGATCGCCACCAGGGCGTTGGAACGGATCAGGAAAATCTTCGTCGCAATCATCGCGAAGACCAAAGAGAGCGGCAGCAGCATATCGACGGCAAAAAAGGTTTTGTAGGTGAGGTAGATGACGATAAGGTTGGCCGACTGCAGCTTGTCCGCGCTCTCCATGTAGTCAAACCCGACCATGAAAAAGACGAGGGCAAAGAGGATGACGGCGATGTACTTGAGGTAGTGATAGGCGATATACCGGAACATCAACATCGCAGGCCCCTGAAAAATATCGGTTATTGTAACGGAGTTTTTTTGACGGTGTACTTAGAGGCGACCTCGTCCATGCCCATGCGCGTCAACGCCTCCACCGCGTCAGCGGCCCGCTCGATCCACTCGGGGAGGCATTCGGCCTCCTGCGGCGTAAAGGCGCTCAGAACATAGTCGGCGACACGGTTGCGATCCCCGGGGTGGCCTATTCCCATCCGCACCCGGACATAATCGGGTGAAATCGCTGTGTCGGTCGATTTGAGGCCGTTGTGCCCCCCGTGTCCGCCCCCGCGCTTGAAACGCAGCGTCCCGAACGGCAAGTCCAGGTCGTCATGAATGACAATGACCTCATCGATCTTGTAAAAACGTTTAACGTTACCGATGGAACGCCCTGACAGGTTCATAAAAGTGAGCGGTTTGAGTAAAAAATGGGAGGAAAATTTATAGAGGTCGCCTTCAAAGACGGCTTTTTTGACGGCATCGCATTGATGGCGCCGCAAGAGCGCATCAATGACCATGAACCCGACATTGTGCCGGGTCTTCTCATACGCCGAACCCGGGTTACCCAGTCCGACGATCAGCAAAGTTACTTCGCTTTGATGATGGAGAGAACGGAAACGCGGTCAGCGTCTGTGAAAGTAAACGCTTCGGATTTCTCCAGGTCGCGAATCAAGATGGAGTCACCGAGGTCGAGCGGAGCGACATTGACAGTGATCGTATCCGGGATCTGATCGATCGCACCTTTGACGCGCAGACGCTTCTTCGCGATGTAGAGCATCCCTTTGTTCTTCAGACCGACCGGAGAACCTTCCGTTTTGACCGGAACGTTGTAGTGGGTAACGACACCCGGCTGCGCGACCATCAGGTCAACGTGCAGCAGGTTACCGGACACCGGATGAGACTCATACGCCTGAACGACAACGTTCATCTCCTGATCACCGACTTTTACCGGAAACGCCAGGGTGTCTTTGTTGCGAACTGTACGGATGAACTCATTCATCTTGAAAGCGGCGTGAACGTTTTCAAGCCCCTTTCCGTAGATGTTGGCAATCAGATAACCATCGCGGCGGAACGCTTTCGTTGCGCTTTTACCGGTACTCTCTCTAACAATACCTTCCAACATAGGTGTGTCCTTGTAATAAAATAGGACGGAATAATACTTAAATATTCTTTAAAAACAGCTAAAGAGCATGCTACTCGCTCTTGAGCTGGAAAATCTCGTCTTCACTGAAGCGCGGCTTGTCGTCATCCTCTCCTCCGGACTTCTGCGTACTGCCGTCTTTCGCGGTCACGCGGCTGGTGAGCCCCTCCATCCGAAGCTTGAGGTCCGCCGGAGACGTCGCATATTTGAACGCCTGCTCCGTCGAGATCCGCTTGGCGTTCCAGAGGTCCAGGATCCCCTGGTCGAAACTCTGGGAGCCGTAGATATCCTTCCCCTCCTCGATAGCGTCGCGGATCTCGCTGTCGCGGTCTTCCATAATGAGCTGCGCGACATAGGGCGTATTGACGAGGATCTCGAGGGCCGCCGTCCGTTTGCCGTCGACGGTGGGGATCAGGCGCTGGGAGATGACCCCTTCCAACACCGCCGCCAGTGTCATACGGACACGGTTCTGCTCCCCGGTCGGGAAGATGGAGATGACACGGTTGATGGTCTCCTTCGCATCCAGGGTGTGCAGGGTCGAGAAGACGAGGTGCCCCGAGTCCGCCGCGTGCAGCGCCGTCTCGACGGTCTCGATATCCCGCATCTCCCCGACGAGGATGATGTCGGGGTCTTCACGCAGTACGGCGCGCAGGGCGTTGGCGAAGCTTTTCGTATCCTGCCCGACACTGCGCTGGTTGACGATGCATTTGCGGTCTTTGTGGACGAATTCGATCGGATCCTCGATCGTGACGATGTGCTTGCGCAGCGACCAGTTGATCTCGTTGATGATCGCCGCGAGCGTCGTCGATTTCCCCGAACCGGTGACCCCGGTGACCAGGACCAGGCCCCGCTCGGTATGGGCGAATTTGTGGACGACCTTCGGCAGCCCGAGGTCATCGATGGAGACGATCTTGACGGGAATGACACGGAAGACCGCGGAGACCCCGTCCATCTGGAAAAAGATGTTGACACGGAAACGGGTATTCTCATCGAAAGAGTAGACAAGGTCGAGCTCTTTTTGCCGGACGAACTCGGCGAAGCGGGTCCGCAGCAGCTCCTTGGCAAAGGTGAGCGCCTCCTCTTTCTTGAAGATCTCGCCGCTGAGTGGCGTAATGTCACCGTTGATACGGGCGCGCACGACGGAGTTGGCCTTGAGATGGAGGTCGGACCCCCCGGCATCCATCATCCGCTTCAGGTAGCCGCGCACCCGCCGCAGCGTTTCAAAGGTCAGGTTCTCAATATTGATATCGGTATCGACTTGATTTGTACTCATAAATTACTCCAATTCTGCCAGGATTTCGGCAAACGCCGTTTTGAATGCTTCGAGGCCCTCGGCCATCAGTTGGGCGCAGACCGCTTCGAGATCGACCCCGGCCGCTGCCACGGCGTCGAAGTGCGCTTCGATCCGATCCGCATCGAGGGGCAGTTTCGCCTCTTTGTCGCCATGGGCCACGAACGCCTCGATCGTCTCGATCGGCGCGGTATTCACGCTGTGCGCCGCCAAAAGCGCATCGACGTAGTAGGAGGGGCACAGGCCGCCCCCCTTGACCCCCGTCGATGCGAAGAGCGCCCGGCAGCGCGGCACCTCCAGCCCCTCGATCGCTTCGTAGATCGCTGCGGCGTTATAGACGCCCGCCAGGGATGGCTGTACCCCCTTGGAC contains:
- the pheA gene encoding prephenate dehydratase is translated as METLEACRDAIDAIDTELLALINERMAVVERVGEIKNKSGAPIYRPEREKAILQRLETVNAEQHGLLNAGAIEAIFLEIFAVARNLELPERIVYLGPEGTFTHQAAESRFGAMSEYLPMSTIAGVFKALESGRAKFGVVPIESRQDGAVGETLDLLATSPMKIVAELYMPIHMTFSTKAAHLDGIKRIYSKDKGFGQCRNFLNEHGLLNVQQIPVESTAKAAILASEDPEAAAICSHIAAKLYGVPMMFENIEDVHDNTTRFIILSDFKNAPSGQDKTSILAKLKKTTRAGVLVHFLHDFDKAKINLSKIESRPAKSQEGFGYWFFIDFYGHIDDKNVQKILKKHTDEVTWLGSYVEGEQ
- a CDS encoding HAD-IIA family hydrolase, encoding MYFIDVQGTLIDDRAQQPIPGAAAFIDALNRSAVPYLVVTNNTKRASSDFLAYLQALGFAIPRTHYLDALMLLEREVPKQGVAAYGSETFLAQLDALGYVRDYEKPQTLLLSVRADYGAEDFAQMIPFLMQGARLVGMHDTTLYATQHRRFPGVGALLRMLSYAASVPFTVVGKPSDAFYGEALRLLRLQRPEAAFENVTMISDDYAGDLTGGEALGMRPVLVLSGKVRPGDALAARLRREESGTVVYNDITEIPPGKSVM
- the lysA gene encoding diaminopimelate decarboxylase, producing the protein MSMDFNSLAETYGTPLYVYDFDAMRAQYETLKEAFRGRKSLISYAVKANSNLSVVKQFADLGAGADCVSIGEVRRAMMAGVPKYKVIFSGVGKRDDEIREAIERDILYINLESEAELGRVEMIAQELGQVARISIRVNPNIDPKTHPYISTGLHDNKFGVEIDAAKRMYIRANASEWIEPVGIHFHIGSQLTELDPIREASEIVADLVRSLKAAIGIELKFFDIGGGLGIRYKDETTITPYDYAQAVLSTLTGMDITVVCEPGRFMTANAGYFLTRVLYEKQNGAKRFVVVDGAMNDLIRPSLYSAYHRIVPATAHEGDETPADIVGPVCESGDFLAKEYPLPPMAHNDLLVVHSAGAYGFGMGSNYNTRGRAAEVALIAGADRLIRDRESFEDLVAPELKYLG
- a CDS encoding LptF/LptG family permease, producing MLMFRYIAYHYLKYIAVILFALVFFMVGFDYMESADKLQSANLIVIYLTYKTFFAVDMLLPLSLVFAMIATKIFLIRSNALVAIYALGYNKTDVIKPFVGVAVAIMTLYIALHATSFARADEYANNIRRSAQYLQPTSNLFFTFKDRYVYFGKLYPLQERAEDIRIFTHENGALQQVLSAEGAYYADEHWHLNHAVSLQKPKTLSLEGEGITVTQLQDLTLLEGFRPKILDQVYEGKVNYTILDAIDALMLLGSENLNIDKIKSALYRIFITPLFVPSLIILIFFFVPISPRFLNITLFSFVAILATMMTWSFLFMLTELSNNKTIPSEVGIVLPVLALFTAALILWYRNRGHGVDAHS
- the pth gene encoding aminoacyl-tRNA hydrolase, whose product is MLIVGLGNPGSAYEKTRHNVGFMVIDALLRRHQCDAVKKAVFEGDLYKFSSHFLLKPLTFMNLSGRSIGNVKRFYKIDEVIVIHDDLDLPFGTLRFKRGGGHGGHNGLKSTDTAISPDYVRVRMGIGHPGDRNRVADYVLSAFTPQEAECLPEWIERAADAVEALTRMGMDEVASKYTVKKTPLQ
- a CDS encoding 50S ribosomal protein L25/general stress protein Ctc, with product MLEGIVRESTGKSATKAFRRDGYLIANIYGKGLENVHAAFKMNEFIRTVRNKDTLAFPVKVGDQEMNVVVQAYESHPVSGNLLHVDLMVAQPGVVTHYNVPVKTEGSPVGLKNKGMLYIAKKRLRVKGAIDQIPDTITVNVAPLDLGDSILIRDLEKSEAFTFTDADRVSVLSIIKAK